One segment of Nothobranchius furzeri strain GRZ-AD chromosome 13, NfurGRZ-RIMD1, whole genome shotgun sequence DNA contains the following:
- the nkapd1 gene encoding uncharacterized protein NKAPD1 codes for MSKQPMGKTLLRNVIRHTDAHNKIQEEMEMWKMRDWEINTSQHKPFPDMASMRGSMHCDRVPDLSRNRSGSKERVSEHDNREAQNWTRKLYEFEAKDPDRWGHSGFKELYPEEFESDNEKRGAIRKTGRHKMKKSKSDTEAYLSKRSKKSSRKKKKKKKSGDGKRKKDEPSNSDCSSDDRSDVRRKQRKKKSTRGRHKNKKVVKTRGGDEDSSSSGDSGDEKNSERRTNSRKKRKHDSVKDWDSELDSKKKKRKNWKAAGEESSDDSSTD; via the exons ATCCAAGAAGAAATGGAGATGTGGAAAATGCGAGACTGGGAGATCAATACATCCCAACACAAACCTTTTCCGGATATGGCCAGTATGAG AGGAAGCATGCACTGCGATCGCGTGCCGGATCTCTCTAGAAACAGGAGTGGAAGCAAGGAGCGAGTCTCGGAGCACGACAACAGAGAAGCTCAAAACTGGACCCGCAAACTCTATGAATTTGAGGCCAAGGATCCTGACAG ATGGGGACACAGTGGCTTCAAGGAGCTTTATCCTGAGGAGTTTGAAAGTGACAA TGAAAAAAGAGGTGCCATCAGGAAGACTGGGCGCCACAAAATGAAAAAGTCCAAGTCTGACACTGAGGCGTATTTGTCCAAACGCTCCAAAAAATCATCtcgaaagaagaaaaagaagaagaaaagtggCGATGGAAAGAGGAAGAAGGATGAGCCCTCGAACAGCGACTGCAGCTCCGATGACAGAAGTGATGTGAGACGCaaacaaaggaagaagaaaagTACTAGGGGCCGACACAAAAACAAGAAAGTGGTGAAAACCAGAGGGGGTGAcgaggacagcagcagctcaggggaCAGCGGTGATGAGAAAAACAGTGAAAGACGGACTAACAGTCGTAAAAAGCGAAAGCACGACTCTGTCAAGGATTGGGACTCGGAGCTGGACtctaaaaagaagaagagaaaaaattGGAAGGCAGCGGGCGAGGAGAGCTCAGATGACAGTTCTACAGACTGA